Sequence from the Thalassoglobus sp. JC818 genome:
TTCTTCCGTTTGTTGGAATTCTCGCTTACTTACTGTTCGGAGAAACCAACATCGGACATGAGCGTGTGAAGCGAGCTCGAAAAATTCTGACGGAGCTTCCTCCGCTCAGTGACATCCCGGGAGCCACGTCGCCTAAGCCCGACGATGAAGTCCCACCGCGCGTCAATCAACTCTTCAGAGTTGGAAATTCGGTGAACGGGTTCGAACCTGTCACCGGAAACCGGGCCCGATTGCTGGCAGATTCCAACGCGACGATCGATTCCCTCGTCGAAGATATTCATGCTGCCAAGGAACATGTGCACATCGCTTTCTATATCTGGTTGACAGACGGAAACGGAGTGAAGGTCATCAACGCCCTAAAGCAGGCTGCCGGTCGAGGAGTGGTTTGCCGCGCGATGGCTGACGGACTCGGTTCGCGGTCTTTGATCGACTCCCGTTACTGGAAAGAAATGCGCGACGCAGGTGTTCAACTGGCGACTGCACTTCCCATTGGCAATCCTCTGCTTCGTCCGCTTCGAGGCCGGATCGATCTGAGAAATCACCGGAAGATCGTCGTCATTGATAATGCGATTACCTACTGCGGCAGCCAAAACTGCGCTGATCCAGAGTTTCGAGTTAAGGCCAAATTCGCACCCTGGGTTGATTCAGTCATGAGGTTCGAGGGGCCGATTGTTCGGCAGAATCAGTACCTTTTTGCCTGCGATTGGATGGAACAGGTTGACGAAGATCTTTCCGAAATCCTCGGTGCTCCACTTCCGGAAACGCAGCCAGGGTTTGAAGCACAAGTGATCGGAACCGGGCCGACAGTCCGGCATTCAGCGATGCCAGAGGTCTTCGAAGCTCTGATGTATGCCGCGGAGCGGGAACTCGTGATGACCACGCCGTATTATGTTCCCGATGAAGCAATGCAAACGGCGTTGTGTTCGACCGCGCGACGGGGCGTCGATACGACGATCATTTTCCCAGCCCGAAATGATTCCTGGATCGTGGAAGCAGCGAGTCACAGCTACTACGCAGAACTTCTCGAAGCAGGTGTCAAGATCTTTGAGTATGAAGGCGGGTTGCTGCACACCAAGTCGTTGACACTGGATGGGATCGTGACGCTGATCGGTTCTGCGAATATGGATCGTCGGAGCTTCGAGCTGAACTACGAGAACAATATCCTGATCCATGACTCGGAAATGACTGCTGTGATGCGTGAACGTCAATCGAGTTATCTCGCCCATTCCCACGAAGTGACGCGTGAAGCCGTTGCGAACTGGTCAGTGAAGCGTCGGCTCTGGAACAATACCATCGCGATGTTGGGTCCAGTTCTTTGATGAAGCGGCTGCATCGCTTCAGTGAATTTACAAGTCAGCTCATGACAACTACAAACGAAGACATGATAGATACCCTTGGACGAGGAATGAGTATGCGTTTGACCAACTCTTGCCACAACACAATGCGTTCGACTGCTTTCTTTGCAGTTGTTGTCATCGGTGTCGGTTTGATGAGTTCATTGGCGATTGCCGAACGTGATCCGATTCGATTGACCCATGGCCCCATGCTTGGCCAGCCTGGAGCAACGACGATGACAGTCTGGGGGCGGACATCCGACCCGGGGCAGTTCGAAGTCCACTACGGTGTTGAACCCGATCAGCTCGATCAAATCAGCGCCCCAGCTGAGACATTGATCGGCCACGACAATACCGGTGTTGCTCAGTTGGAAGACTTGAAGTCGAACACGCGCTACTACTATCAGATCTGGGTGAACGGTCGTCCGCATGGATGGCCCGGCTCGTTTTTGACGCTGCCTCAAGCTGAGGACACTTACAACGAGAAATATAATCCTGAAGGTCTCTTTAACTTTCGGTTTCAAATCGGTTCGTGTGCCAACCAGAATCCACTTCACGGTTCAGGACATCGGGCAACAACTTATGAACACTTAAACGCAGACTGGGCGGAGAAGGTTCACTTCCACATCATGAATGGGGATTGGCTTTACGAAGAACTTCGCGAGTATCCGCCGGAAGCATGGCGTCTCACTCAAGGCGTTGATGAATATCCACTCAACGTTGACATTATGCCGACCATTGTTGGCGTCTGGGAAAACTACAAGCTTTATCTTGATCGCGGAGTCGATCTCGCGAAGTGGCATCGTCACGTGCCGAGCATGTTCACCTTCGATGACCACGAACTAGTGAATGATATCTGGGGTTCTGCTGAAGCGGGCAAACGGCATCGTCGGACCGTGTTTCGAGATATCGGGACGCAAGCTTGGTTCGACTATCTAGGCTGGGCGAACCCTATGGAATTCAAACATCCCATCCACTACGGAAAAGCCAGCATGAAAGCCGGCAGCGACCTGCTCGTCGATCCAGAAGCAGACTTCACAAAGATCCCTGTCGATGAGATGTTGACGTTGCACGTTCACTGGGGAACACCGGAAGCGGGGGTGAATGATCTGCAGTACGACAATGACGAGGGGCATCAGAACTCGTATGTCTACGACATCATTGAAGTTGTCGATGAACACACACTCAAGCTGCACATGCCCGCTAAGGTTGATGACGATGACATCAGCTATTCAATTGGACGTCGAAGCTTTGGAAAACTCAAAGTCTCGAACTGCGAATTTTTTATTCTCGATACGCGAGGCGATCGAGATATGCACGACGTTCGAGAACGAGACAAACCGGGTGTTTCGATGCTGGGCAAGCCGCAACGCGAGTGGCTGCTGAAGTCGATGAAAGAGAGCGATGCAGACTTTTTCTTCGTCGTGTCCACAGTCCCATTTATGATCCCTCACTCCGGGGCAGGGGGCTTTGAAGTTGATGCTGAGAATAAAGAGGAAGCCTGGACCGGATTCTTCGAAGAGCGAGAACTGCTGATCAGCGAATGGGAGAAGCTCGGGAAGAAAGTGTTCGTCATGACAGGTGACCTACACAACAGCTTCGCGATTAAGATCACGGACGACATTTGGGAATTCTGCTGCGGCCCGCACAACAGCGTGAATCACGTTCCGGAACTCGATGAGAGTGACCGTCCCGCGACCGGAAAATTCAAGTTTGGTCCGCGTGAATGCGATATCCGGTGGAGCAGCTACGTTCTTCCAGATCTCGATCGCTTGGAACGCCTCTATCCGAAATTCTGTGTTGTTCAGATCAACAACGTCTTCAACATGCCTCAAAAGTTGGGGGATGAAAGATGGGTGGCCTATCCGCATCCGCAAGTCATCTTCCAATACTACGACGGTCGGACAGGAGAACTCGACTACGCAGAGTCGGTTTCCATCGACCGCGAATAATGTTTCGCGAACTGTTGATGTGGTTGTGAAGCAGAAGCGACGCGTCCATAACCGGCGCGTCGCTTGCCGGTCGGATTGACTCGTCAAGAGCGATAACCGTTCGATCGCGGAGTTGTCCGCACGCAGAATAATGCGGTCCGGTGAGGATCGCGGATATGTTGAGTTACAAATTCCAAGAGTTGTTATGTCTGAGAAACCCGCTCCCGACACACTGATTCTGTGCAATGATCTGATGTTCTCCAGTCAGCTGAATGGGGCTGCGCAGCGGGCGGGATGTGTTCCGCGAACGTGTCTGGGACAAGTCAGCGCGATGAAAGAACTGGAGTCGGACCAGATGCGCTGGGTCGTTGTCGATCTTGAACTCGCAGGTATCGATTTGACAGCCCTGCGGAATGCGACATCAGCAAAGATTGTGGCCTTCGGTCCGCATGTTCAGACGGACCGTCTTGCTGCTGCAAGCTCAGTGGGTTGCGACTTCGTTCTCAGTCGAGGTGAGATCAACCGCGGACTCGAAAGCCTTCTTGCTTCGGAAGGGTGAAGTTTGCAAGGCTTGATGTGCTGAGGTGTTGCGAAGTTCTTTACTGCGTCAATCGGACGGGTACAACTCGCTGCACTTTGATCACATCGGTGCCGTACTGAGGGTCGAATTGTCTTTGACCTACAATCCCGGAAGGCTTTCCAACCCACTGCTGAATTTGTACGGTCGGGCCAAGTTCGAGGTAGGCGAGTAGTTTTCCGTTCGGAGCAACCAACGCATAAGATGGTCCGCCAACCGTGCCGTTCAAGGGCTGCACAATACCTGCACCATTCAGTCTTGGATGAACACTGTCGGGTTCGCGAGCGGCAGCCTGAACGCCGCGCTGGTGTGACAGGTTCGACGTCATTCCCTGACCAGGTTGTTCGTATCCAAGTTGAACAGCAGCGAGTTGTTCGTCTCGTCGTGAAGTCTCTGCCGAAACACGGACAAAGTTCTGGTACTGAGCCAGAATTCCGCGACGCCTTTGGATGACAGCCAGACGTTTGTCGACCAGAGCAGCAACGGTTTCGTCTGTTCTTTCAGCCAGTTGACGGTAGTCGCGTTCGATCACGTCGAGATTCCACCGTCCCGGATCAAGTTCCATCATCTCCGCATAACGTCGATCGATTTCGTCGAGTTTGTCGTACAAGGCTTTCCGATACTCACGCTCTCGTTCAGCTATTTTCTGAGCGATTTCTTCTTCTTCGACTCGTTTCTCGATGACTGCAACTCGATGTTCAACGGGAATCTGATAGGGATCGTGCGCGAGTTCTTTTTGTGCTCGCTGATCAGCGGGGACGACATATTCTCCCTTGATCCAGCGGAACTCCTGATGAGGCGGCAGGATTTTGTACATCCGGACCGAGCCTCTCTGGGTTGCCAGAGTTTTTTCACCGAGAATGGTCACTTCGTCACCGTTCGACAATTCTCGTCCGTAGTACGAATGATCATCGCCGAGAGAGCTTCCGATTCGGACCATCGCCCGGGCGACACGCCCATCGACTGGCTCCACGCGGACAACTCCATGATCCGGACGATCCTGCTCGACAAGCGAAGCATCAATCCAGCTGAAACTCCCTTTGGGAGGAGCAATCATGAACCAGCCTCCGTGATCGTGTCTGTAGACGGTCACCGGATCTTGTTGATTGACATGACCAGTTGGATAGAAGTTTGTTCCGGGCCCGCACCGAACTTCGACCTTATCGCTCACGACGGTCGCGTCGTATGGGAATTTTTGTGCTGCGAGGGTGCTCTGGGAGTGTGCCAGAGAAAGAACGGAGCACATGATCAGGAAACGCAACATGGTTGTCGCTCGTGTCGAGGGGCAAACGGAGAGGCGAGAGTTGGGAGTCAAAATCTTGCGGTAGAACACCGCGGACGGAGCTGTGTCAGCTCGTCTTGATGAAGTGTATGACTGTGAGGCCTCAAGCTTATAAAGCAATTCGTCCGATCATGGCAAGATCAGCCGAAAGCCGTTTCTTGAGCGAATTTCGCAAATTGTAAGGAAGTTCTAAGAAAAACCTTCCAAGAGATCCGGTGAGGATGCGGGAGCGGTTTCGATTGTTCGAATACTCGGAATAGTAACGACTTCGGGAACTTCAACGAGCGCGGAAAAGCATCATTCGGCAGGGATCAATTGAACCGCATCCCCGTGGACATTCCCTCCCGCTCCGGTGGTACGAAAAACGATTGAGACTTCTTCGCCCATTTTCAGCCGAACTTTTCCAATCGAAATGAAACCCTTGTCGAGTGGTGCTGGCTTCTGCATGTTGACGTTGACGGACTGCGTCGATTGCGTTGAGTGAATGGTCACAGGGACTTCATCGCCTCGATTTTCGTGAGGCTGGTAGGCAATCCGAACTTCATACTCGCCCGATTTCGGCGCGGTCGCTCGATACGTCAGCGAGGCTTTGGGATCAGTCGAGTAGACATACCCGTAAGCAATGTACGGCTTCAGGCCGGTTCCTTCTGTCCACTTGCCAGTCTTGAGTGCGTCTCGATCATCAATGACGATGCCTTCCAGCTCGGCTGGATCGATTCCTGACGGAGGTCCCAATGGTCCGGCCAGGGGAAGGGCATCATCGGGAATGGTGAATTCACTTTTAACATCCTGCCGGTAGGCTTTTCCGGGGAGTTTCAACAGCACGTCAAGATCTGACCAGTAACGCTCGTAAACGTCGCGAGGAAAGCAGTCTCTGAGAACACAGATCGAAGCCGCTTTGCCGACCACTTCGCCCATCATGCCGCAAGTCTTCATCACACGGACTGTCCCAAGTGCCTCATGAGTGACGCTGATACACCGTCCCGCCATAAATAGATTGTCGATATTCCGTGAGTAGAAACAGCGATACGGGACGGGGTAACCGTAATTCCGGTCGACAGAACGATCGTGTTCCGCAACGGAGATGAATGGGTTCTCGGGATACTTCTGAGCGTATTGCTGCTTGGGGTAGTGCAAGTCAATCGACCAGGTACTCGGAACACATCCGTCGGGGAAGTCTTTCTTGGCGGTGATATCGTCCGCTGTGAGAACGACATCGCCCATGAGTCGCCGCGACTCACGAGGACCACCGATGTACGCCATCCATGTCAGGTAAGCAGTTTCGTGCTTGCTGGCTCCGTCGCGATTCTTCATCGCATTGAAGGCACCGTAGACAGCCCGCAAGTTCCAGTCGCGAATTGCTTCGGCATCGCCCAGTGCATCTTTGTCAAAACCACTTTCCCAGAACCATTGACCGTGGTGATCTCGAGGGTAGGGGAAGTCCTTCATCGTCAGGTCGAGTGCCCACGGTGTTTCCGGAAAGTTGACCTTCTCATCAGCTTCCGCCCAGGCCCACATGTTACTCATGCCCATCCGGCCAGCATTTTCCATATCCCAGTCAGCACCTGCCAAAAATCCGATTGTGCCGTGGCCTGTGGCGTCGCAGAACAGAGTCCCTTCGAATCGACGATCAGCACTCGTTCGAGTGTCGAAGGCATAGACAGCGGTCAGATGATCACCGTTGGTTTCGACCTGATAAGCATGATGATTCAGGAACAAGTCGATGTTCGACTCTGCTCGAACAATGGCTTCTTTCTTAGCATCTTCGAATTCTTCGAAGGTGCCCGGAGACTTGGTCGCTTTGTCGGCGAACTCTTCGACGATCTCGCCGATTCGAGGATACTTGCCGCGACGAATGTTCCCCATGGCCCAGACGCGGACTTCGCTCGATCCATTTCCACCCAACACCGGACGATCTTGAATCAAAGCGACACGACACCCGGAACGGGCTGCGGCGATGGCTGCTCCCATTCCTGAATAGCCGCCGCCGATCACAACGAGATCATAGCCCGATTCGACAATTGGTTCGTTCGGCAGATTGAGTTGTTTGCGTCGCCATTCGGACAGAATTGTCCCCGAATTCGGAGGTGTGTCGTTGTCTTTGGTCGACAGATAGATCGCGTCACAGCGACCGTCAAAACCGGTCAGGTCACGAAGAGCGAGAGTCACTTCGCCCTTCTCCAGTTCCACTGCTCCGCCCGATTGCCAGTGCCACTCTGCGCCGGCTGATCCGAAGTCCTCGTCGAGTGTTTCTCCGTTGATTAGAACCTGAAACCGTCCGGGAGAGCCCTCCGCGTTCCATCGAGCGACCCAATCTTTCGTTCTGACATGAACGTAGTACGTTCCCGATTCAGGAACAGTGATCGTGGTTTTCGCGTCGCTGACCGGTCTTCCCAAGCCGTGAGCGAGCAGGTAGGGAGATCCCATTTCCCGAATGAACTGTGTATCGAGTTTCCATCCACCCGGTTCGTCGAAGCTTTCTGCTTCAACCAGAACACTTGCCGCTGGCAGCACAGAGGTGAGGACGAAAAACATGAAAACACTTAGCAACACAGAACAGCGAGACATACCGCCTCCTCAGACAATCAGCGATCGCTCGACCATTGATTTGTTTCTCCAGCGAACTGGAGAGAACGAAAAGAGATGGGCAAGCGTGGAAAGAATGACGAGCCCACTTTAACGCACGAGGCCTCTACATGTGGACCCAGACGAAAAGATTTATGCGATCTTTTACGGGCTCTTCGCGACTTGGAGTTTGAGAAAGTCCTCTACTGCCTCAACGATCCGCGTAGACCGACACGATGGTTCATGTAGTGCCGAAGCACAGCATCGATCGGCTCGCTCGTTCGAATCGTTTGATAGTCGATCACGTTCCGGGCGCAGCGAGTCCTCAACTCCTCAAGAAACGCCTGCAATGCACTCTGGTAGCCTTCGCGAAGAGATTTTGGATCGCATGTCAGAGATCCGGTCTCTTCGAGACCTTCAAAGCGTGTAGTTCCAGCAAAGTCGAAATCGAGTTCCTGGTCGTCCAGAATGTGAAACAGCAAGACATCATGCCCACGTTTTCGGAGCATGCGCAGCCCCTTGAACAGATCATCGGGAGGAACAAACAAATCTGAAATCACAACAACCATTCCGCGTTGCGATTTCTCGTCAGCGACCGAACGTAAAATCCGAGACATATCCGTCTTCTGCGATGGATTTTGCACAGCCAAGACGGAGAGGATCGCCCCCAAGTGAGTTTGCTGACTGCGAGACGGAGTACGCGTTCGGATGTCTTCGTCGAAGACTGAGAGGCTGACAGCGTCCTGTTGTCGCAGCAACAGATAAGTCAGTGCCGCAGCGACGGTGGACGCATAGTCGAACTTGGTAGTGTCGCCAGAGCCAAACTGCATTGACTCGCTGGCGTCGACAAGGATGGACGTCCGCAAGTTCGTCTCTTCTTCGTACTGCTTGATGTAGTACTTGTCTGTTTTGGACCAGACTTTCCAGTCGACGCGGCGAATGTCATCACCGGGGACGTATTCGCGATGCTGGACAAACTCGATCGACTGACCGAAATAGGGGCTTCGATGCTGGCCACTCAAAAAACCTTCAACGACTTGGCGAGCTTGAATTTCGAGTCGCGAAATTCGAGAGATGGCTTCCGGGGGCAGTTGATCATCAAAACTTTTTGCCAAGACCGAACCTCTCGTTCACTCATCAATCTTTGGGGACAGACCGCATCATCCTCGAAATTGTTTTTCGGGAGAGTTTGTTTCCTCACGCGGACGCGGGTGAAGCGAAGATTTTGCTCAGTCGCGGATCGCTGGTGAGTTCTCCTTCGCGTGAAGGAGTTTCCTCGACAAGTCGTTTGATCACGGTATCGGTCGTGATCCCTTCACTCTCGGCGGAGAAGTTGGTCACGATGCGATGACGCAGCACAGGGGCTGCCAGGGCTTGGATATCTTCGGCTGAAACGTGACTTCTTCCGTTCAGGAGTGCTCTCGCTTTGGCTCCGAGGATGAGATACTGAACCGCACGCGGACCGGCTCCCCAGCTGATCCATTCGTTCACGAAGTCAGGCACGCCCTCCTGCCCAATTCGAGTCTGTCGGACAAGTGCCAGAGCATAGTCGACAAGGTGATCTGTGATCGGAACTTCCCGGACAACTTCCTGCAGCTCTAGGATTTCTTCCTGGCTGAGAACCTGATCGAGCGAGCTCTTTTTGTTTCCGGTCGTCGCTTTGGCGATCAGTTTTTCTTCGTCGAAACTGGGATAGTCGACGAACACCTTGAACATGAAGCGGTCCTGTTGAGCTTCCGGGAGTTGATAAGTCCCTTCCTGCTCGATGGGATTCTGCGTCGCGAGTACAAAGAACGGAGCGACGAGTTGATGCCGAATCTGGCCGACGGTCACCTGTCGTTCCTGCATCGCTTCCAGCAGCGCCGCTTGTGTCTTCGGTGGGGTTCGGTTGATTTCGTCCGCCAACACGACGTTGTGAAAGATCGGACCCTGAATGAACTGAAACTGTCGCTCGCCCGTTTCCTTGTTCGTTGAGAGGACGTCGGTTCCCGTGATGTCGGCAGGCATCAGGTCGGGAGTGAACTGAATACGACTGAAGCTTAGAGACAAGCACTGAGCGAGAGTGTTGATCATCAACGTTTTGGCCAGACCGGGAACACCTTCCAGCAGACAATGCCCTCGGCTGAACAATGCAATCAACAATTGGTCGATGACTTCATCCTGACCGACGATGACCTTCGCCATCTGTTCCCGAATCGATCGATACGCTGAACTCAGTTTTTCGATGGCGACAGTATTGTCTTCCGACATTTTCAATCCTTGTCTTGTGACCCGGGCATCGAGCCTCTCTTCAGATTAGGTTTTATCCTAGACACCGTACAGATCACAACCAAGCCCCTGAATATCGAAACAACTGATCGGCCACTTTCGATTCACTTTTTCATGCTGGGTAGGCAGTTCTCATCGGGATCGAAACGCTTCGGAAATCGAACTTCTGTTGGTGTTCGAAACGGTAATTGGAGAAAATTCGATCAATTCATCAATTCTGTCAGATGAGAAGCAGTTCTCTCCTGAATTTGGGAGTCTTGGAATTCGGCTGGGACTGAAGACCGAAGCCTTGAAATCGGCATCGAAATTCGTAACTCTTGGGCAAATCGCGTGATTTCATCCGGTAGAGAATTCGATCCATGGAACTCCTTTATTCACTTTGGGCTGTTGTCGTCGCTGTCGCCAATCTTCTGGTGGCGCTCGTCATTTTTGTCGCCCCCTGGGTGCCTTTGCTGGCATGGATCGCATTCTGGCTGTGTGCTGTGAACTGGCGACGGCTGTATCCCGTGCTGATGAAAGGCGGGATGATTGGCGTCGTTCTGATTGGTTTGATCGCCATGCTCGTCTGGTCCATGGTCTCTATTCCCGATGGCGGCGTACATCGACTGTACGGGTTGGAAGTGAGTAACATGGTCGGAAAGATGGTCTACGTCACCAGCTTGACCGTCATCGCGTTTCTCTGCGGTTCCGTTCAGTTATCCGGCTGCTGTAATTCGATTTGCTGCTTCAACGACGAGCAAGATTCATCACCTGAAGAAGCAGTTCACCACTAAATTGCTTTCTGCGTTTCTCGAACTCGCTGGAACGCAGCCAAGAGAGCTTCGATTCCCTCTTCGCCATGATCGAAGCTGATCGAAATTCGTAAGCGAGCGCTCTGTCTGGGAACAGTCGGAGGTCGAATTCCTGCGACGAGAATACCCTCGTCCTGAAGCGAACGAGACAGCTTGAGGGTCTGGTCCGCTGACCCGATCATGACCGGGATGATGGGGCCGACGACATCTTTCGGGACATCCCAGTTCATGTTTCGTAGCTGTTCGCGAACATGCGTTGACGTTCTAAGTAACCACTCTCTGCGTTCAGGTTCTGAAACGATCACGTCAATCGCAGCAAAGGCCCCGGCGCAATTGGGAATGGAAAGTCCCGTGGAGAACATGCCAGTACGGGCACTGTTCCAAAGCCAATCACACAACGACTTGCTTCCGACCACAAATCCCCCCTGGCTTCCGAGTGCTTTGCTGAGCGTTCCCACACAGATGACTCGATCGGGGTTGTGTTGAGCCTCCTCGAGAAGTCCTCCACCCGTTGGTCCGAAGACACCGGTGGCATGTGCTTCATCGACAAGCAGCATCGCATTGAACGATTCCGCGAGCTCTCCCAACTCTTTGAGCGGAGCAACATCACCATCCATGCTGAAGTACGAGTCGGTGACAATCATCTTCCGCCGATAGCTCGCTGACTTCTTCAACTCG
This genomic interval carries:
- the cls gene encoding cardiolipin synthase, whose translation is MTFSALLTALWTLLVFLLHIFFVGRALLRPHREPASRVAWIVVIMVLPFVGILAYLLFGETNIGHERVKRARKILTELPPLSDIPGATSPKPDDEVPPRVNQLFRVGNSVNGFEPVTGNRARLLADSNATIDSLVEDIHAAKEHVHIAFYIWLTDGNGVKVINALKQAAGRGVVCRAMADGLGSRSLIDSRYWKEMRDAGVQLATALPIGNPLLRPLRGRIDLRNHRKIVVIDNAITYCGSQNCADPEFRVKAKFAPWVDSVMRFEGPIVRQNQYLFACDWMEQVDEDLSEILGAPLPETQPGFEAQVIGTGPTVRHSAMPEVFEALMYAAERELVMTTPYYVPDEAMQTALCSTARRGVDTTIIFPARNDSWIVEAASHSYYAELLEAGVKIFEYEGGLLHTKSLTLDGIVTLIGSANMDRRSFELNYENNILIHDSEMTAVMRERQSSYLAHSHEVTREAVANWSVKRRLWNNTIAMLGPVL
- a CDS encoding metallophosphoesterase family protein, with the translated sequence MRSTAFFAVVVIGVGLMSSLAIAERDPIRLTHGPMLGQPGATTMTVWGRTSDPGQFEVHYGVEPDQLDQISAPAETLIGHDNTGVAQLEDLKSNTRYYYQIWVNGRPHGWPGSFLTLPQAEDTYNEKYNPEGLFNFRFQIGSCANQNPLHGSGHRATTYEHLNADWAEKVHFHIMNGDWLYEELREYPPEAWRLTQGVDEYPLNVDIMPTIVGVWENYKLYLDRGVDLAKWHRHVPSMFTFDDHELVNDIWGSAEAGKRHRRTVFRDIGTQAWFDYLGWANPMEFKHPIHYGKASMKAGSDLLVDPEADFTKIPVDEMLTLHVHWGTPEAGVNDLQYDNDEGHQNSYVYDIIEVVDEHTLKLHMPAKVDDDDISYSIGRRSFGKLKVSNCEFFILDTRGDRDMHDVRERDKPGVSMLGKPQREWLLKSMKESDADFFFVVSTVPFMIPHSGAGGFEVDAENKEEAWTGFFEERELLISEWEKLGKKVFVMTGDLHNSFAIKITDDIWEFCCGPHNSVNHVPELDESDRPATGKFKFGPRECDIRWSSYVLPDLDRLERLYPKFCVVQINNVFNMPQKLGDERWVAYPHPQVIFQYYDGRTGELDYAESVSIDRE
- a CDS encoding DUF58 domain-containing protein, which translates into the protein MPPEAISRISRLEIQARQVVEGFLSGQHRSPYFGQSIEFVQHREYVPGDDIRRVDWKVWSKTDKYYIKQYEEETNLRTSILVDASESMQFGSGDTTKFDYASTVAAALTYLLLRQQDAVSLSVFDEDIRTRTPSRSQQTHLGAILSVLAVQNPSQKTDMSRILRSVADEKSQRGMVVVISDLFVPPDDLFKGLRMLRKRGHDVLLFHILDDQELDFDFAGTTRFEGLEETGSLTCDPKSLREGYQSALQAFLEELRTRCARNVIDYQTIRTSEPIDAVLRHYMNHRVGLRGSLRQ
- a CDS encoding 8-amino-7-oxononanoate synthase; this translates as MIPGPYDWIDEELTRLDQKTLRRRAREVVPISGGQCEIDGKRLWNFSGNDYLGLASHPTVIAAARSALESGVGARASALVSGRTNWHAALERKLAAFKKTEAAILFPTGFAANFGTIASCVGSADVVFCDRLNHASLIDGARHSKAKLRIYPHRDFDFLHDELKKSASYRRKMIVTDSYFSMDGDVAPLKELGELAESFNAMLLVDEAHATGVFGPTGGGLLEEAQHNPDRVICVGTLSKALGSQGGFVVGSKSLCDWLWNSARTGMFSTGLSIPNCAGAFAAIDVIVSEPERREWLLRTSTHVREQLRNMNWDVPKDVVGPIIPVMIGSADQTLKLSRSLQDEGILVAGIRPPTVPRQSARLRISISFDHGEEGIEALLAAFQRVRETQKAI
- a CDS encoding FAD-dependent oxidoreductase, producing MFFVLTSVLPAASVLVEAESFDEPGGWKLDTQFIREMGSPYLLAHGLGRPVSDAKTTITVPESGTYYVHVRTKDWVARWNAEGSPGRFQVLINGETLDEDFGSAGAEWHWQSGGAVELEKGEVTLALRDLTGFDGRCDAIYLSTKDNDTPPNSGTILSEWRRKQLNLPNEPIVESGYDLVVIGGGYSGMGAAIAAARSGCRVALIQDRPVLGGNGSSEVRVWAMGNIRRGKYPRIGEIVEEFADKATKSPGTFEEFEDAKKEAIVRAESNIDLFLNHHAYQVETNGDHLTAVYAFDTRTSADRRFEGTLFCDATGHGTIGFLAGADWDMENAGRMGMSNMWAWAEADEKVNFPETPWALDLTMKDFPYPRDHHGQWFWESGFDKDALGDAEAIRDWNLRAVYGAFNAMKNRDGASKHETAYLTWMAYIGGPRESRRLMGDVVLTADDITAKKDFPDGCVPSTWSIDLHYPKQQYAQKYPENPFISVAEHDRSVDRNYGYPVPYRCFYSRNIDNLFMAGRCISVTHEALGTVRVMKTCGMMGEVVGKAASICVLRDCFPRDVYERYWSDLDVLLKLPGKAYRQDVKSEFTIPDDALPLAGPLGPPSGIDPAELEGIVIDDRDALKTGKWTEGTGLKPYIAYGYVYSTDPKASLTYRATAPKSGEYEVRIAYQPHENRGDEVPVTIHSTQSTQSVNVNMQKPAPLDKGFISIGKVRLKMGEEVSIVFRTTGAGGNVHGDAVQLIPAE
- a CDS encoding SH3 domain-containing protein; translated protein: MLRFLIMCSVLSLAHSQSTLAAQKFPYDATVVSDKVEVRCGPGTNFYPTGHVNQQDPVTVYRHDHGGWFMIAPPKGSFSWIDASLVEQDRPDHGVVRVEPVDGRVARAMVRIGSSLGDDHSYYGRELSNGDEVTILGEKTLATQRGSVRMYKILPPHQEFRWIKGEYVVPADQRAQKELAHDPYQIPVEHRVAVIEKRVEEEEIAQKIAEREREYRKALYDKLDEIDRRYAEMMELDPGRWNLDVIERDYRQLAERTDETVAALVDKRLAVIQRRRGILAQYQNFVRVSAETSRRDEQLAAVQLGYEQPGQGMTSNLSHQRGVQAAAREPDSVHPRLNGAGIVQPLNGTVGGPSYALVAPNGKLLAYLELGPTVQIQQWVGKPSGIVGQRQFDPQYGTDVIKVQRVVPVRLTQ
- a CDS encoding MoxR family ATPase — protein: MSEDNTVAIEKLSSAYRSIREQMAKVIVGQDEVIDQLLIALFSRGHCLLEGVPGLAKTLMINTLAQCLSLSFSRIQFTPDLMPADITGTDVLSTNKETGERQFQFIQGPIFHNVVLADEINRTPPKTQAALLEAMQERQVTVGQIRHQLVAPFFVLATQNPIEQEGTYQLPEAQQDRFMFKVFVDYPSFDEEKLIAKATTGNKKSSLDQVLSQEEILELQEVVREVPITDHLVDYALALVRQTRIGQEGVPDFVNEWISWGAGPRAVQYLILGAKARALLNGRSHVSAEDIQALAAPVLRHRIVTNFSAESEGITTDTVIKRLVEETPSREGELTSDPRLSKIFASPASA